The following are encoded together in the Bicyclus anynana chromosome 2, ilBicAnyn1.1, whole genome shotgun sequence genome:
- the LOC112045461 gene encoding uncharacterized protein LOC112045461 isoform X1, translated as MEYNEIEITLIPEGQENSNSNTAQELSDVYEGSNEPASISIATELCQEEPQSDDQDEMAEITKNEKSEHNTDLDKFKRRLIRVIARFMRNGEEPSERFWEDLTKQTDCNSKLLWDRMRALTIKKLRKLFIAEDTIDNITKIAQLTITDWLMFDLVVAHEPIDIIAQDLLDELEETPKILEDLFVTVVIYNIENLKGDELTRAWFQATKHYNGTKRKCSPILLQRRWYQLKARVREKFYQFWFRYRGSQNNLGEANQFKPSQLEMEIAKHFKYIITGRLPTWEALIEEQRVSLREDFERLQLDKRRIFRKETGPDLEVIEPHVETIDLEQFTDSEDSKDSTSVREPKQIVNLGIVKTEKIDEISDDDDVHILESMHIPLETNDNPESDSDLVDSNADVDLREEIPAADGTFDDTSTNSKQLSSVEAVENYPANTPHTDHAYILQSQKNTEVGVQDDNEILPVIVANTLKDCDMIMPKISSVSSAAIEDEERADDAVNNEVNDILKSVSENISSKNIFDVLPSPLRTYNTLSGNSNNRETPDLLVKQIIQDEINFKNYESHTSLKNKEDKLLHSFNEVPNDVNILDGIELEDDGIEYIDEDDDTAEDLPKTIKEEIEDVDCTNSPTIDLKLLLTPLVYTKKLDDMDIFRLIDFNSVKDKRIIENCDNDSKPVDKKSVKMEEISQERQSAFASDEFSDSASEYYSEVDDGPEVISLSSWLLRKPKNLSYNPIQLCKNPDFNTRLKRLSAGFFSSERNRHLLKECKPLTIDLHKSFEVKLCNNTLYLKGTTSTQNTTAGLEKNNEAIPIQSLINNVMNDILGPAPSSAEQLLNHQPVPHSQSTERKKVITLPDKDQMRLINEKLLTAEVTPIQASNKRPPVNIVPREYNRPVQSNTTDVISKATDFRKKLSTVICDDSYSTSISNQINLTTDSVIELTQYSKLNIISTGTVNKNSDPANLNQSYNINNNTKIINTNKSLNSLKTGYKALKRNLLNEQQKTGKKRVVVNHVELSWNPKRQKCMIPEDRLLTCDTVDKILNICKGEVEPSLTPSKSQKKINKALTRKALREKTKEERNFKDVALAKKVREINNDVSLIPNNNEVPFVSEPVPSDNLSTHASFDNLEKPSENVRIKTTVKMGKRQIYCCWAREKIVKLSESKKCLKKHNCPRPLCNCCCRIELVEKMTEIREGNNKPYQKEQTNQTVKETVTQPLIVTVSSAQNCNMMQNPTLTTRKVSVGVNTDYDMDFETSFAANLAKYKSDSTVSNDNYSASSIKISYPNYINQSHGQTQTLVNLMVLEKTANESNRSYNDYLKDKNVPVFIKKNNLSLSLNENNLINPKKNTMVLDINKPVFSITHSNSSNVIKNKNILIKNKAKIIHDKNNPPPLEFHKTPYLANLTSVRSDLLAENSDTSNIKKSDKVLFLTNDKMKNTFSRMPICLGKNKILLCSFASVDSKNQSNIGNISNNTNNNPISDDVAPLVALPDGVRIILLPNKELAVSIDPGIELDSKQLAYLPALMSSIQKQLAETNVINNVIKSNLDPLKNTDDSKDQDVTIVNSCNDMKLDDKKQADDENINSPVTLTCNEQVVYSTDNSTEIDCIKNNKDDCDNKDKDGRALDNSNVIDLIDNSDVNKKTILSDLMEMSGISAEDANVTQSPPKRKSESSPSPISEKLQSMVFNHNRKNLNMNNPLYENPVVQMALSRCPELCIIFSYQELRYASENNAQFYKMDIETGVIVPIEVVIKKQTPGHVSKQHGVSSKTVIDLTDDPGEDEIMNIEEQNAAQNDQAVPVKLYSSLKPNILRRQSLLLNSVSSAVNTAEPKKKKMIRVIKLKYKRKQPLTCVESINLDSDDDEPKEDASVDTSSEAIPEKTKSDDDSESDDEPLAFKAKRIKHSLVPNHSEEPNESLNRITENEDQKGVVDTQNVENVTGEVKEVPECATIDANFENLNDDCVNSTPLLEPVELGPLTFDDNVHESSEEDCILGV; from the exons ATGGAATACAACGAAATCGAAATAACCCTAATTCCTGAAGGGCAAGAGAATTCAAACTCCAACACTGCTCAAGAGCTGTCTGATGTTTACGAAGGCAGCAATGAACCGGCGTCTATTAGCATAGCCACGGAATTATGCCAGGAGGAACCACAGTCCGATGATCAGGATGAGATGGCCGAGATCACGAAGAACGAAAAGTCTGAACATAACACGGATCTCGATAAATTCAAAAGGAGGCTGATTCGAGTGATCGCACGTTTCATGCGCAACGGTGAGGAGCCTTCTGAGAGGTTCTGGGAAGACCTCACCAAGCAGACTGACTGCAATAGTAAACTGCTTTG GGACCGGATGCGCGCGTTGACTATAAAGAAGTTACGCAAACTGTTCATAGCCGAGGACACCATCGACAATATCACAAAGATTGCGCAGCTCACGATCACCGACTGGCTGATGTTCGACCTCGTGGTCGCACACGAGCCGATAGACATCATTGCGCAG GATCTATTGGATGAACTCGAAGAAACCCCTAAGATACTGGAAGATCTATTCGTTACAGTGGTGATCTACAATATTGAAAACTTGAAAGGCGATGAACTAACCAGGGCTTGGTTTCAAGCTACCAAACATTATAACGGCAC CAAGCGCAAGTGCTCGCCCATCCTGCTGCAGCGGCGCTGGTACCAGCTGAAGGCGCGCGTGCGGGAGAAGTTCTACCAGTTCTGGTTCCGGTATCGCGGCTCCCAGAACAACCTGGGGGAAGCCAACCAGTTCAAACCCTCCCAGCTGGAGATGGAGATCGCTAAACA ctTCAAATACATCATAACTGGGCGATTACCAACGTGGGAGGCGTTGATAGAAGAACAGAGAGTGTCACTACGCGAAGACTTT GAACGTTTGCAGTTGGACAAAAGACGTATTTTTCGGAAag AAACTGGACCCGACCTTGAAGTTATTGAACCACATGTCGAAACAATAGATCTAGAACAATTTACAGATTCTGAAGATTCTAAAGATTCTACATCAGTACGTGAACCAAAACAAATTGTTAATTTAGGAATagtaaaaactgaaaaaattgATGAAATATCTGACGACGACGATGTCCATATACTAGAATCTATGCACATACCTTTAGAAACAAATGATAATCCAGAATCTGATAGTGATTTAGTAGATAGTAATGCTGATGTGGATCTTCGAGAGGAAATTCCTGCTGCTGATGGAACATTTGATGATACGTCAACTAACTCAAAACAATTATCTAGTGTAGAGGCAGTGGAGAATTATCCTGCCAATACGCCTCATACTGATCACGCATATattttacaatcacaaaaaaaCACCGAAGTCGGGGTTCAAGATGATAATGAAATTCTGCCCGTTATAGTAGCAAACACTTTGAAGGATTGTGACATGATAATGCCTAAAATATCTAGTGTATCTAGCGCTGCGATAGAAGATGAAGAGCGAGCAGATGATGCTGTTAATAACGAGGttaatgatattttgaaaagtGTTTCTGAAAACAtttcatcaaaaaatatatttgacgtACTACCATCACCACTGCGTACGTATAATACTCTATCCGGAAACTCAAATAACCGGGAAACGCCGGATTTATTGGTAAAACAAATTATTCaagatgaaattaattttaaaaactacgaGTCACATACTAGTTTGAAGAATAAAGAAGATAAACTGTTACATTCCTTCAATGAAGTGCCAAATGACGTTAATATTTTAGACGGAATTGAATTAGAAGATGATGGGATTGAATATATAGACGAAGATGATGACACGGCAG AAGATCTGCCAAAAACTATTAAAGAAGAAATCGAAGATGTTGACTGTACCAATTCGCCAACAATTGATTTAAAACTTCTACTAACTCCACTCGTGTATACCAAAAAACTTGACGACATGGATATTTTTCggttaattgattttaattcaGTAAAAGATAAACGCATTATTGAAAATTGTGATAATGACAGTAAACCAGTCGACAAAAAATCCGTTAAAATGGAAGAAATATCTCAAGAACGTCAATCAGCCTTTGCCAGCGATGAATTTAGTGATAGTGCATCTGAATATTACTCAGAAGTTGATGATGGTCCGGAAGTTATCAGTTTATCAAGTTGGTTACTAAGAAAACCTAAAAACTTATCTTATAACCCCATACAACTATGCAAAAATCCAGACTTTAACACGAGATTAAAAAGATTAAGTGCTGGATTTTTCAGTTCAGAGCGAAATAGACACCTACTCAAAGAATGTAAACCACTGACTATTGATTTACACAAATCTTTTGAGGTTAAACTATGTAATAATACTTTGTACTTAAAAGGAACAACATCAACACAAAATACAACGGCTGGgctagaaaaaaataatgaagcaATTCCGATACagagtttaataaataatgtaatgaatgatattttaggCCCAGCCCCTTCATCAGCAGAACAGTTATTAAATCATCAACCTGTACCACATAGTCAGTCGACTGAAAGGAAGAAAGTTATAACTTTGCCAGATAAAGATCAAATGCgtcttataaacgaaaaattGCTTACTGCTGAAGTTACTCCAATACAAGCATCAAATAAAAGACCACCCGTAAATATTGTTCCTAGGGAATACAATAGACCAGTCCAATCGAATACCACCGATGTCATTAGTAAAGCAAcagattttagaaaaaaattatctacAGTAATTTGTGATGACAGTTATAGCACAAGTATTTCTAACCAAATTAATTTAACTACGGATTCCGTCATTGAGCTTACACAAtacagtaaattaaatattatatctactgGCACGGTTAATAAAAATAGCGATCCGGCTAATTTAAATCAGTcgtataacataaataataataccaaaATCATAAACACAAACAAATCTTTGAACTCGTTAAAAACTGGTTATAAGGCTTTAAAAAGAAATCTACTTAATGAACAGCAAAAAACTGGGAAAAAACGAGTTGTCGTAAATCATGTTGAACTATCGTGGAATCCAAAACGCCAAAAATGTATGATTCCGGAAGATAGACTTTTAACATGTGATACTGttgacaaaatattaaatatctgtaAAGGAGAAGTTGAACCGAGTCTAACACCTTCgaagtcacaaaaaaaaatcaataaggcACTAACAAGGAAAGCCTTAAGAGAAAAGACGAaggaagaaagaaattttaaagatGTTGCACTAGCCAAAAAAGTACGTGAAATAAACAATGATGTATCTTTGATTCCTAATAATAATGAAGTACCATTTGTAAGCGAACCAGTGCCTTCTGATAACCTATCTACACATGCAAGTTTCGACAATTTAGAAAAACCGTCCGAAAATGTAAGAATTAAAACTACAGTGAAAATGGGAAAAAGACAAATATATTGCTGTTGGGCTCGagaaaaaatagtaaaactaaGCGAATCTAAGAAATGCCTAAAAAAACACAACTGTCCGCGACCTTTGTGTAATTGCTGTTGTAGGATAGAGCTTGTTGAAAAAATGACAGAAATTAGAGAAGGAAATAACAAACCATATCAGAAGGAACAAACAAATCAGACAGTCAAAGAAACAGTCACACAACCATTAATAGTTACTGTATCAAGTGCACAAAATTGTAATATGATGCAAAATCCTACACTGACAACGCGCAAGGTCTCAGTCGGCGTTAACACTGATTATGACATGGACTTCGAAACAAGTTTTGCGGCTAACCTAGCAAAATATAAGTCAGACAGCACGGTTAGCAACGATAACTATTCAGCTtcaagtataaaaatatcatatccAAATTACATTAATCAATCTCATGGTCAGACTCAGACTTTAGTAAATTTAATGGTTTTGGAGAAAACCGCTAATGAAAGTAATCGTTCCTATAATGactatttaaaagataaaaatgtaccagtgttcataaaaaaaaataatttatctctTTCCTTAAAcgaaaataacttaattaatccTAAAAAGAACACAATGGTTTTAGATATAAACAAACCAGTTTTTTCAATAACTCATAGTAATTCaagtaatgttattaaaaataaaaatatattgataaaaaataaggCGAAAATAATCCATGATAAAAATAATCCTCCGCCTCTTGAATTTCATAAAACACCATATCTCGCTAATCTTACGTCTGTTAGATCTGACTTGTTAGCAGAAAATTCAGATACATCAAATATCAAAAAATCAgataaagttttgtttttaacaaaCGATAAGATGAAAAACACTTTTTCTCGTATGCCTATATGcttaggtaaaaataaaattttactgtGTTCGTTTGCAAGCGTTGATTCAAAAAATCAGTCTAATATTGGAAATATAAGTAACAATACCAATAATAATCCTATCAGTGATGACGTGGCCCCTTTAGTAGCTTTGCCTGATGGTGTGAGAATTATTCTATTACCTAACAAAGAGTTAGCTGTTTCTATTGACCCTGGGATTGAGTTAGATTCTAAACAACTAGCTTATTTACCAGCACTTATGAGTTCCATCCAAAAACAACTTGCAgaaactaatgttataaacaatGTTATAAAATCAAATCTAGATCCGTTAAAGAATACAGATGATTCAAAAGATCAAGATGTTACCATTGTAAATAGCTGTAATGACATGAAATTAGATGATAAGAAACAAGCTGacgatgaaaatataaatagcccAGTTACATTAACTTGTAATGAACAAGTAGTGTATAGCACAGATAACAGTACTGAAATCGattgtataaaaaacaataaagatGATTGTgataataaagataaagatgGCCGCGCTCTTGATAATAGTAACGTTATTGATTTGATAGATAATTCTGATGTAAACAAGAAAACCATATTGTCAGATTTAATGGAAATGTCTGGTATATCGGCAGAAGATGCTAATGTTACACAAAGTCCTCCAAAACGAAAGTCAGAGTCCTCTCCATCGCCCATATCAGAAAAACTACAATCAATGGTTTTTAATCACaatagaaaaaatttaaatatgaataatcCTTTATACGAAAACCCGGTTGTGCAAATGGCATTAAGTAGATGTCCAGAATTGTGCATCATTTTCTCTTATCAGGAACTCAGGTATGCTTCAGAAAATAACGCCCAGTTTTATAAAATGGATATCGAAACAGGCGTAATAGTTCCTATAgaagttgtaataaaaaaacaaacgccaGGACATGTTTCAAAACAACATGGGGTTTCCTCAAAAACTGTTATAGATCTGACAGATGACCCTGGAGAAGACGAAATAATGAACATAGAAGAACAGAATGCCGCACAAAACGATCAAGCCGTACCAGTTAAGTTATATTCATCACTCAAGCCCAATATATTACGACGTCAAAGTTTACTATTGAATTCCGTTTCATCTGCGGTTAATACTGCGGAAccgaaaaagaagaaaatgatTCGagtaattaaacttaaatataaaagaaaacaaccACTGACCTGTGTAGAAAGTATAAACTTAGATTCAGATGATGACGAACCAAAAGAAGACGCATCAGTTGATACAAGTTCAGAAGCAATACCAGAAAAGACAAAATCTGATGATGATTCCGAGTCTGACGATGAACCATTGGCGTTTAAGGCGAAACGGATCAAACACTCTTTAGTACCCAATCATTCTGAGGAGCCTAATGAATCATTGAACCGAATTACTGAAAATGAAGACCAAAAAGGGGTTGTTGATACTCAGAATGTAGAAAACGTTACTGGCGAGGTTAAAGAGGTACCAGAATGTGCTACAATCGAcgccaattttgaaaatctaaaCGATGATTGTGTCAATTCGACGCCCCTGTTAGAACCTGTAGAACTCGGGCCTTTAACATTCGACGATAACGTTCACGAGTCTTCAGAAGAAGATTGTATACTAGGTGTTTAA